In Drosophila simulans strain w501 chromosome X, Prin_Dsim_3.1, whole genome shotgun sequence, one DNA window encodes the following:
- the LOC6725981 gene encoding transmembrane emp24 domain-containing protein 5, with the protein MQAIWLGMPGLVLLLSIAALLLGVQDADAYDKEMTVYVDAGKTECLYHSVRQGEIIDFEYQVIDGGHGDLDISFTLLDPIGLVIVSDFKKPENVHRHEVAKEGDYRFCFDNSFSMFNRKTVFFELIVEREGEELQGDSQWNEVDELTGLSRDEYYDMKVQDIMDFIGRIRLQLTKARQLQDVLRSHEARDRNLAESNFQKVNHWSMLQISAMIGVGLIQVFMLRSIFATGGRMHNLWRKLGI; encoded by the exons ATGCAAGCG ATCTGGCTGGGAATGCCTGGGTTGGTCCTGCTCCTTTCCATCGCAGCACTTCTGCTGGGCGTCCAGGATGCGGATGCGTACGACAAGGAGATGACCGTCTATGTGGACGCCGGCAAAACGGAGTGCCTATACCACTCGGTGCGCCAGGGCGAGATCATCGACTTTGAGTACCAGGTAATCGATGGCGGGCATGGGGACCTGGACATCAGCTTCACCCTGCTGGACCCCATTGGCCTGGTGATAGTCAGTGACTTCAAGAAACCGGAGAATGTCCATCGCCACGAGGTGGCCAAGGAGGGCGACTATCGGTTCTGTTTCGACAATAGTTTCAGCATGTTCAACCGCAAGACAGTGTTCTTCGAGCTGATTGTGGAACGCGAGGGCGAGGAGCTGCAGGGTGACTCGCAGTGGAACGAGGTGGACGAGCTAACTGGGCTCTCGCGGGACGAGTATTACGATATGAAGGTGCAGGACATTATGGACTTCATTGGACGCATTCGTCTGCAGCTGACCAAGGCCCGCCAGTTGCAGGATGTGCTCCGTTCGCACGAGGCACGCGATCGCAATCTGGCCGAGTCCAATTTCCAGAAGGTCAACCACTGGTCTATGCTGCAGATCAGCGCCATGATCGGTGTGGGCCTCATCCAGGTGTTCATGCTGCGCAGCATCTTTGCCACCGGCGGACGGATGCACAATCTGTGGCGCAAATTGGGCATTTGA
- the LOC6725980 gene encoding NADH dehydrogenase [ubiquinone] 1 beta subcomplex subunit 7 yields MGNALTHYLKPDVMPGPDMVPTFDPLMGFESRKERVMIATQEEMESAKLPLEFRDYCAHLAIAYQACRSDTFPFVYKCAHQKHEYLTCEYEDYVLRMKEFERERRLLERQKRLNKAALA; encoded by the coding sequence ATGGGCAACGCGCTGACGCACTACTTGAAACCGGACGTGATGCCCGGCCCGGATATGGTGCCTACCTTTGACCCACTGATGGGCTTCGAGTCGCGCAAGGAGCGTGTGATGATCGCCACCCAGGAGGAGATGGAGTCCGCCAAGCTGCCGCTGGAATTCCGCGACTACTGCGCTCACCTGGCCATCGCCTACCAGGCCTGCCGCAGCGACACCTTCCCGTTTGTGTACAAGTGCGCCCACCAGAAGCACGAGTACCTCACCTGCGAGTACGAGGACTACGTGCTCCGCATGAAGGAGTTCGAGCGGGAGCGCCGGCTGCTGGAGCGCCAGAAGCGCCTCAACAAGGCCGCCTTGGCTTAG